A stretch of Perognathus longimembris pacificus isolate PPM17 chromosome 1, ASM2315922v1, whole genome shotgun sequence DNA encodes these proteins:
- the Arpc5l gene encoding actin-related protein 2/3 complex subunit 5-like protein, whose protein sequence is MARNTLSSRFRRVDIDEFDENKFVDEQEEAAAAAAGEPGPDPSEVDGLLRQGDMLRAFHAALRNSPVNTKNQAVKERAQGVVLKVLTNFKSSEIEQAVQSLDRNGVDLLMKYIYKGFEKPTENSSAVLLQWHEKALAVGGLGSIIRVLTARKTV, encoded by the exons ATGGCCCGGAACACGCTGTCCTCGCGCTTCCGCCGAGTGGACATCGATGAGTTTGACGAGAACAAATTCGTGGACGagcaggaggaggcggcggcggcggcggcgggcgagcCGGGCCCGGACCCCAGCGAGGTGGACGGACTCCTGCGGCA AGGGGACATGCTTCGGGCATTCCACGCGGCCTTGCGGAACTCTCCAGTCAACACCAAGAATCAAGCCGTGAAG GAACGAGCCCAGGGCGTGGTGCTGAAAGTGCTCACAAACTTTAAGAGCAGCGAAATCGAGCAGGCTGTGCAGTCACTGGACAGAAATGGGGTTGACTTGTTAATGAAGTACATTTATAAAGGGTTCGAGAAGCCCACAGAAAATAGCAGTGCCGTGTTACTCCAGTGGCACGAAAAG GCCTTAGCAGTAGGAGGCCTGGGCTCCATTATAAGAGTTCTTACAGCAAGAAAGACTGTTTAA